In Leclercia sp. LSNIH1, the genomic stretch GATGCGCCACGGAGAACACCATGGCGCAGTTACAACTCATCAAGAATTCTGCAGGAACCCTGATCCCCGCATCGCCGGAGACCAGCGAATTACTGCAATCAAAAATCAAGCTCGGCGCCGTGCTGGTGGCCGACTTCAAACAGGTCCGTAACCCGGCCTTCCACCGTCGCTTCTTCGCTCTGCTGAATCTCGGCTTCGAATACTGGGAGCCAACCGGCGGGGCTATCTCCTCCAACGAACGCAAGCTGGTGACCGGCTACGCCAAATATCTGGCTTCGTTCGGTGGGAGTGAAACCGCGTTGCTGGATGCTGCCGAGCAATATCTCGAGCAGGTGGGCAGCCGCCGCATCACCAATGGCATCAGCCTGTGCAAATCCTTCGACGCGTATCGCGCCTGGGTCACCATCGAATCCGGCCACTACGACACCATCCAGCTCCCTGACGGCACCCTCCGGAAACACCCCCGCAGTATCGCCTTCGCAAATATGGACGAGACCGAGTTTCAGCAGCTCTACAGAGCCGTGCTCGATGTTCTGTGGCGCTGGATATTGTCGCGCGCATTCAGGGACCAGCGCGAGGCCGAGAACGCCGCTGCGCAGCTGATGAGCTTCGGGAGCTGACCAGATGGCGAAATCATGGTTCCACTACACGGAATGCACAACCGAGCAGGCCGATGAACTTCAGCGGCAGTACCAGCGCCGCGGCGTAGCCGTTAAGCGCAGCCTCAATCCTGATTACCTCACCTGGACCGTCAGCGTAGAGCGGCAGGAGGTTACGTACCTCGAGTCCACGCCGCGTACGTTCCGCCAAAAGGTCTGGGGGTGAGCATGGCTGATTTACGCAAAGAAGCACGCGGACGTGAATGCCAGGTGCGTATCCCCGGTGTGTGCAATGGCAACCCCGAAACGTCCATTCTGGCGCATATCCGCCTGGCTGGGCTGTGCGGCACCGGCCTTAAGCCGCCTGACCTGATCGCCACCATCGCATGCAGCAACTGTCACGACGAAATAGACCGCCGCACCCACCTGGTTGATGCGGATTATGCAAAGGGGTGCGCGCTGGAAGGCATGGCCCGCACGCAGGTTATCTGGTTGAAAGAGGGAAAAGTAAAAGCATGAGCGAATATCGAATCAGCCTGCCGTGGCCTCCAAGCAACAACCGCTATTACCGGCACAATCGCGGGCGAACCCACATCAGCACAGAAGGGCAGGCCTACCGAGACCGCGTAGCCCAGATCATCAAAGACGAGATGCTGGATATCGGCATCACATCCCCGGTAAAGATCTGCATTGAGTGCCATATGCCTGACCGCCGCCGCCGCGATCTGGACAACCTGCAGAAGGCGGCATTCGATGCGCTGACTAAAGCCGGGTTCTGGGAAGACGATCAACTGGTCGAAGACTACCGCGTTAAACGCATGCCGATCGTCAAAGGCGGAAAACTAGAACTGACTGTTACTGAGCTGGAGGCTGCATGAAGTGCAAAGTAGATGGTTGCGAACGAGAAGCCACATACATTCAGCAGTGCGTATGCCAAAAGCACTATTTCCGGATGATGCGGTATGGGACTTACGACCTCATCAAATCGGGGAAAAGGAAAGATCGGTCTCAAAACGATAAGGGCTATCAAATGCTTCACCGCCCTGGTCATCCGCTAGCAATGGCAAATGGTGCAGTCTACGAGCATCGAGCGGTTATTTACGCAAAGTACGGAGAAAGCCTTCCTGATTGCGAGCTTTGCGGGAAAGGCCTTAACTGGAAAATTGTACATATAGACCATATCGATGAAGTGGTTACGAACAATGACGAATCGAACCTAAGGCCACTTTGTGGGACTTGCAATACGCGCAGAAGCAGTCCGCCAGCGCACACCAGAAAAGATGCCATAGCGGTCACATACCTTGGTGAAACTAAGACGGCAAATGAATGGGCAAGAGATCCAAGAATAAGCGTAAGCAATGGCACCATTGTCCGCCGTAAGAAGCGGGGGATGACTGATTTTGACTGCCTTTTTGCGCCGAAGATAACCCATAACGGTAACGTGCCGGTTAAGCCGCCAACCCCACCCAAATACACGAGGAAAAACAGCATCGCTATCGAATGGGATGGGGAAACGAAAACCCCTTCTGAATGGGCTAATGACCCAAGAGTGTCCCTTACAGACGGAACCATTCGTAGCA encodes the following:
- a CDS encoding DUF1367 family protein: MAQLQLIKNSAGTLIPASPETSELLQSKIKLGAVLVADFKQVRNPAFHRRFFALLNLGFEYWEPTGGAISSNERKLVTGYAKYLASFGGSETALLDAAEQYLEQVGSRRITNGISLCKSFDAYRAWVTIESGHYDTIQLPDGTLRKHPRSIAFANMDETEFQQLYRAVLDVLWRWILSRAFRDQREAENAAAQLMSFGS
- a CDS encoding DUF1364 domain-containing protein, which codes for MADLRKEARGRECQVRIPGVCNGNPETSILAHIRLAGLCGTGLKPPDLIATIACSNCHDEIDRRTHLVDADYAKGCALEGMARTQVIWLKEGKVKA
- a CDS encoding HNH endonuclease signature motif containing protein produces the protein MKCKVDGCEREATYIQQCVCQKHYFRMMRYGTYDLIKSGKRKDRSQNDKGYQMLHRPGHPLAMANGAVYEHRAVIYAKYGESLPDCELCGKGLNWKIVHIDHIDEVVTNNDESNLRPLCGTCNTRRSSPPAHTRKDAIAVTYLGETKTANEWARDPRISVSNGTIVRRKKRGMTDFDCLFAPKITHNGNVPVKPPTPPKYTRKNSIAIEWDGETKTPSEWANDPRVSLTDGTIRSRARAGMSAFDCLFKPASRTGKKKLKELKKQVAA
- the rusA gene encoding crossover junction endodeoxyribonuclease RusA; protein product: MSEYRISLPWPPSNNRYYRHNRGRTHISTEGQAYRDRVAQIIKDEMLDIGITSPVKICIECHMPDRRRRDLDNLQKAAFDALTKAGFWEDDQLVEDYRVKRMPIVKGGKLELTVTELEAA